The Leguminivora glycinivorella isolate SPB_JAAS2020 chromosome 1, LegGlyc_1.1, whole genome shotgun sequence genome includes a region encoding these proteins:
- the LOC125231862 gene encoding GATA zinc finger domain-containing protein 7-like isoform X1 — protein MTELASSSNDMNQSHVPLQDISNANMATETMNINLPDFAENNVMIEKPQIIRNISAPNKIINITMDGAVINDINQDLTSNELPNDGNINAQNNMFTITLEESENAKNNINEESRSDELPDLVNIDTPDINMTLEETSETYDETETNENYPSIQVPSISNIKVPGKTINITLDESASNNIGTKKPVAKIEILSSTVIKNGNGDMNSGQTWQLPKVYAQALADMNNQNTSRHHETSTQSVKSASRSLMDINQLLDFRDDVPMEEDNQHELETPVSSGNVEKLTVSEHDETVPRQSDSVLYTASNRGALQLILNRFMYYCHYQRQNGRKRRWRCIEYRDQKCLAAIDTVGEQIVERKHIHCHPNHDDKICRKMTRRDVKVFTTIQMAEDVLKKKKTS, from the exons ATGACTGAATTAGCATCAAGCAGTAATGATATGAATCAGAGCCACGTCCCACTTCAAGATATCAGTAATGCAAATATGGCTACTGAGACAATGAATATAAATTTGCCTGATTTTGCTGAAAATAATGTAATGATTGAAAAGCCCCAAATTATAAGAAATATTAGTGCACCTAACAAgatcattaatattactatggatGGAGCAGTGATAAATGATATTAACCAAGATTTGACAAGTAATGAATTACCAAATGATGGAAATATAAATGCACAAAACAACATGTTCACTATAACCTTGGAGGAATCTGAAAAtgccaaaaataatattaatgaagagTCAAGAAGTGACGAATTGCCTGATCTGGTAAATATAGATACACCTGATATCAATATGACATTAGAGGAAACTTCAGAAACTTATGATGAAACAGAAACTAATGAGAATTATCCAAGTATACAAGTTCCAAGTATCAGTAACATAAAAGTACCTGGTAAAACAATCAATATAACTCTTGATGAATCTGCAAGTAATAATATTGGTACCAAAAAGCCAGTTGCTAAAATTGAAATACTTAGTTCTACTGTCATTAAAAATGGCAATGGAGATATGAACTCAGGGCAGACATGGCAGTTGCCAAAGGTATATGCTCAAGCCTTAGCAGATATGAACAATCAAAACACATCAAGGCATCACGAAACTAGCACACAAAGTGTTAAGTCTGCCAGTAGAAGCTTAATGGACATCAATCAGTTATTAGATTTTAGAGATGATGTTCCCATGGAAGAGGATAATCAGCATGAGTTGGAAACACCAGTTTCAAGCGGAAATGTCGAAAAGCTGACCGTAAGTGAACATGATGAAACAGTTCCACGTCAAAGTG ATTCAGTACTATATACGGCATCAAATCGTGGTGCGCTGCAATTAATATTGAACCGTTTTATGTATTACTGCCACTACCAGCGACAAAATGGCCGGAAAAGACGATGGCGATGTATAGAATACAGGGATCAAAAATGCCTCGCTGCGATTGACACTGTAGGCGAACAGATTGTGGAAAG aAAGCATATACATTGTCATCCTAATCATGACGATAAAATCTGCAGAAAAATGACACGAAGAGATGTGAAAGTTTTTACGACTATTCAAATGGCAGAAGACGTGCTGAAAAAAAAGAAGACTTCGTAA